The window CTGGCGACATAGGAATTATCGACCACCGTGCCGTGGAAGCTCTCCACCGCAAGGCTCGCCATGGCGATATTGACCGCGATGACAATGCCGAAGCCGGTCACGAAAATCGCTGCCACCTGCCGGCCGCCAATGGGTTTGCGGGCCTTTTGCATCAATCATCCTCCGGCATGGCAAATGTGGTTTGCTGGGTATCGGTTTCGGCCTGCGCGTCACGCGCGGTGAGGCGGAAGGCGAAGGCAAGGCCATCATCATCGTCCTCATCGCTTTGCACGCCGGGGGGCAGCATCACATAGGTGCGCAGCACGCGGGTTTCGTTGGCGGGAACGGTGATGGTCTGTGCCGGTGCTGCCGCTTCCATCGCGAGGCTATCGGTCCACATCACCGCGCCTTTCGGCAGGCCTTCCAGCGCCACCTCCATGTCGCGCGGGCGGGCCTCCATGTTGCGCAGGCGCAAGGTGTAGGCATTGCGCACCGATCCGTCCTTCATCAGCATGAAAGGCGGGTTGCGATCGGGCGAGACGGTGAGATCGGTGTGGCTGCGGGTGCCGAGTGCAAACAGCAGCCCTGCGCCGATTGCGCCCCACACGCCGAAATAGATGAACGTCCGCGGCCGCATCAGCGCCTTCCACGCCGGCTGGGCGGGCGCGCCGCCGGCTTCGGCCTTGCACTGGTCGAGCGTGGCATAGTCGATCAGCCCGCGGGGGCGTCCGGTCTCGCGCATCACCCGGTCGCAGGCATCGATGCACAACCCGCAGGTGATGCAGCCGATCTGCTGGCCTTCGCGGATGTCGACCCCGGTGGGGCACACCGCCACGCACAGCTGGCAATCGATGCAATCGCCGTATTGGCCCGGGTTCTTCGCCGCCTTCTTGAGGCTGCCGCGCTGCTCGCCGCGCCAGTCCTTGTAGGTGACGATCAGCGATTTCTCGTCGAGCATCGCGGTCTGGATGCGCGGCCAGGGGCACATGTAGATGCACACCTGTTCGCGCATGAAACCGCCCAGCCAGAAGGTGGTGCCGGTGAGGATGGCGGCGGTGGCATAGGCGACCGGCGCCGCCTCTCCGCGCCAGAATTCGTAGGTGAGCGTCGGTGCGTCGGCGAAATACATGATCCACGCGCCGCCGGTCCAGAAGGAGACGACGAGGTAGACGCTCCACTTGGCAAGGCGGCGGGCGGTCTTGGCGGCGGTCCAGGGCGCTGCATCAAGGCGGACGCGGGCATTGCGATCACCGTCGAAGAAGCGGTCGATATGCTGGAACAGGTCGGTCCACACGGTCTGGGGGCAGGCATAGCCGCACCACGCCCGGCCCACTGCGCTGGTGACGAGAAACAGGCCGATCCCGGCCATGATGAGGAGGCCTGCGACGAAGTAGAATTCGTGCGGCCAGATCTCGATGTCGAACATGTAGAAGCGGCGGTGGGCGAGATCGACCAGCACCGCCTGATCGGGGGCATAGGGCCCGCGATCCCAGCGGATCCACGGCGTGATGTAATAGATCGCCAGCGTGACGAGCATCACCAGCCACTTGAAGCGCCGGAAGGGCCCGTCGATGCGCTTGTTGTGGACCGTGTGTCCCTTTTCATAGAGCGCTGCGCCCATGAACCCCGTGTCCGCCTCGGGCGCAGGGGTAGAGCCCGAGCCGAGCGCACCCGCCCAGTCGCGGGGCTGGCCCGGCTCCTTGGTGGTGCGCTCAAGCTCGTCGGATTCAGCCACCGGTGTTCGCCTCGCCTGCAGGTGCCTCTGCGACGGCCTCGGTTGCCGGGGCCGCCTGCTGGCCGCCGCCGCGCGAGTGCACGTAAGCCGCCAGCATCCGGATCGTCACCGGATCGAGCCGTCCTTGCCATGCCGGCATGACGCCGTGGCGGGGGTTCAGGATCTGGCGGGTCACCTCGCCTGCGCTGCCGCCGTAGAGCCAGATCGCGTCATTGAGAGCCGGGCCGCCCATCGCCGGCAGGCCTGCGCCGTCCGGGCCGTGGCAGGCCGCGCAATTATCCGCGAACAGCTGCGCTCCGGCAGCATTGGGTGCGGCCTTGCCCGAAAGCGAGAGCACGTGCCCTGTCACCGCCTTGGCCTGGCCGGCATCGAGCACGCCGGTGAAGGCCGGCATGAAGTTGGTGCGGGTCGCGTCCGCGCCCTCCCAGCGGATGCCGTGAGTGATCGAATACTCGATCTCGGTGAGGGTGCCGCCCCAGATCCAGTCGTCGTCATTGAGGTTGGGGTAGCCCGGCGAGCCCGCAGCGCCCGCGCCGTGGCACTGGACGCAATTGACCTTGAACGCCGCCGCGCCCCCGGTCACGGCCTGCGCCATGAGTTCGGGATCGTTGCCGAGTTGTTCGATATCGGTTGCGGCGATTGTCTGGAACACACCCGCCCTTGCGGCATTGCTCGCGGCGGTCTCGCG is drawn from Erythrobacter sp. and contains these coding sequences:
- the ccoG gene encoding cytochrome c oxidase accessory protein CcoG, giving the protein MGAALYEKGHTVHNKRIDGPFRRFKWLVMLVTLAIYYITPWIRWDRGPYAPDQAVLVDLAHRRFYMFDIEIWPHEFYFVAGLLIMAGIGLFLVTSAVGRAWCGYACPQTVWTDLFQHIDRFFDGDRNARVRLDAAPWTAAKTARRLAKWSVYLVVSFWTGGAWIMYFADAPTLTYEFWRGEAAPVAYATAAILTGTTFWLGGFMREQVCIYMCPWPRIQTAMLDEKSLIVTYKDWRGEQRGSLKKAAKNPGQYGDCIDCQLCVAVCPTGVDIREGQQIGCITCGLCIDACDRVMRETGRPRGLIDYATLDQCKAEAGGAPAQPAWKALMRPRTFIYFGVWGAIGAGLLFALGTRSHTDLTVSPDRNPPFMLMKDGSVRNAYTLRLRNMEARPRDMEVALEGLPKGAVMWTDSLAMEAAAPAQTITVPANETRVLRTYVMLPPGVQSDEDDDDGLAFAFRLTARDAQAETDTQQTTFAMPEDD
- the ccoP gene encoding cytochrome-c oxidase, cbb3-type subunit III: MTKRIDEPTGTEFVGHEWDGIEELNTPLPRWWLYTFYATIVFALVYVVLYPAWPLLDRATAGTLGWSSRGDLARETAASNAARAGVFQTIAATDIEQLGNDPELMAQAVTGGAAAFKVNCVQCHGAGAAGSPGYPNLNDDDWIWGGTLTEIEYSITHGIRWEGADATRTNFMPAFTGVLDAGQAKAVTGHVLSLSGKAAPNAAGAQLFADNCAACHGPDGAGLPAMGGPALNDAIWLYGGSAGEVTRQILNPRHGVMPAWQGRLDPVTIRMLAAYVHSRGGGQQAAPATEAVAEAPAGEANTGG